GTCTTGCATGGATAACTCCGACTTAGCCGCCGCCAACAGCGTGAATAATTTCGATACGGTCATGTTGAGCAATAGTGATTTGCTCTAATTTGCTTTTAGAAACGATTTGCTGATTGTGCTCAACAGCAAAGCGTTTTCCTTCAAGTGCCATTTCCTGAATGAGTTGCAACAGGTTTTGACAAGGCGTGTCCGTTAATTCGCCATTTAAATAAATTTGCATGATCACATTCCAATTATTTTGCGTATTTGAGGGCATTCCAAGCCAAAACGAGCCATCCAGCTATCATAAATGCTCCACCAATTGGGGTAATTGCCCCTAAAATTCTCGGTAATCCAAGTGCCATGATATAGAGTGAAC
This genomic stretch from Acinetobacter oleivorans DR1 harbors:
- the thiS gene encoding sulfur carrier protein ThiS yields the protein MQIYLNGELTDTPCQNLLQLIQEMALEGKRFAVEHNQQIVSKSKLEQITIAQHDRIEIIHAVGGG